A window of Miscanthus floridulus cultivar M001 chromosome 12, ASM1932011v1, whole genome shotgun sequence genomic DNA:
CCTCTCACTTACTAAACTGGTGTTTGCGGGAGCTCTAACCAACTGAGCTATGAAAGCAACTTGGTAAAAATTGACAAGTTACCTCTCTTACTAAACGGGTGCTAAGTAGTTTATATGAACTTAAGAAATCAGGGTATAAGTATATTGATAATTTGATAGTGACAGAGACAAATCCAATTACAAAACAAAAATTGTCGCGCCCATAAAGAAAAGTATAACATAATAACTATTGGAAGCAATGTGCACTGAATATTAGCCGAACGCTACGGAATAACAGGTGAACGAAAGAGTATACATTGCCAATGTCACTGCCTGATTACATCTGAACAATGTATATCATCAAACTAAGCAAAGAATTCAAATGCTTAAACACTAATCTGAACACAGCAACCTATCTTGCCATTACAACTTGAGAAGCAGGAACTACCATGACCAACTAGAGCATGGCACCTAAAACCTCCAGCAGCATCCTCAAACCTGTGCGGCTGACTGGGCTGgaccgtggattatttactgttggctggtttggctagtttggtgtaagagaaaaatactgtttcagcttataatccacgatcgtatactatcgtctacggcctgccgaacaggcgATGGACGAACTCGCCGAGACACCGCGAACATCGGACTGGCCGATGACAgcactgctgctgccgctgaggcGGTGAGCACCGCGCACGCGCTGGACCTGAACAATGCTAGTAGAACCACGGCCCTGGGATGACGACGGTTTCTGCTTGCTCTGCCATGACTGTTCCACCTCGTCACCGTTGTACGACTGCGAGGCCGTCCTGGTCCGGTCTGTGGAGTCGACGGAATTGGGCTCCCACGAGCACGTCCAGGCGTTGCCGGCAAAGTTGTTGCTCCCCGCGGACTCCTGCGGCTCGGTCTCCCCGCGGATGTCACGCACGGAGACGTACTTGTGCAGACTCGGCTCCATGAGGTCGTCCTTCACGCCGACCTCCGACTCCACCACGAGGGTGCCCGCACCGTACCTCCCGTTGACGGATTCCTTGTCGTTGACCGCCCCCTCCAGCTCGAAGCTCTTGTTCTCGGACGACGGGGAGTTGAGGTCGGCGACCGCTTCAAGGATCGAGCAGGCCTTCGACACGCACGCCGGGAGCGCGAAGGTCGGCGCTGCAGTGGCAGCGCTGGTGCTCTGCTGGTGGTAGTTTTGGATGTCCTCCAGTAGCAGGGATGCGTAGGTGTTGCCGTTGTGCTCAAAGTCACGTGAGGACCGCCTCGACGACCGGCTCCCCGGCCTCGGATTGGTGACTTTCTCGGTCACAATGCTCACTGCGTGGGTCGCGTTCATGCTTGCGGGCGCTGCTTTGCTGTCCGAAGCCACGGCCTCCTctacaatctccttctccttcgcAGTTCGGCAGCTGGGGATCTGATCCTTTGCCCGCTCCGCGGTCTTCTGTGGCAATGCAATTGCAACGGCACCATCAGCGGATTTCTGCAAGTCATTGCGAAGATTCAGCAAATTTGGTGGGGGAAACTCCGAAACTGAGGGCTGCAATGGAGGAAAATTCTTAACTTTCGTGGATCCGTACCTTTAGAGGCTTGCCATTGTGATGGTGGTTGTTGCCGAGCGCATTCTCGTCGAGTTCCGCCATGGGGTTGCGACGGAATGGCGACTGCTCGGCCTTCCTCGAGGAGCTGCGGCTCAGCGACGGCCCGTGCGTGGACTGCGCCCCGGCATTCTCGTTCCCCGAGGCCGCTGCCCTCGCGGGCGAGTTCGACCTTGGCGATGGGTACCTCTTGCCAGACGACGCAGCCTTCACGGGCGACGGCGCGCACCCCTTCTCCCTGGCCGGGACAGACACCATCTTGCCCGGCTGCTGCCTCGCGCCTCGCTCGCCGGTCCCGGAGCTCCCCGCAGCGGGGACGACGTCCCCCCGCCGCCCCGGCGACCGGCTAatcctccggctccggctcccgctCCCGCCGCCAGTGCGGCCATCGTGGCTCGACGAGCGCTTCCGCTGCGGCGTCCTCCGGCGCGGGGAGGGCCTGGACACCGCGGCCCCCTCCCTGCCCCAATCGCACTCGTCGACGTCGCCGCCACCGCCCCTCCTCTCGTGGTCGAAGTCGTAGCTCCGCTTGGATCCGGCGTACCTCCGGTGCTCACCCGACGGCGCCTTCCCCGACGCGGACGAGCTCCTGCTGAGGCGGCCGCACTGGATCAGGATCGCGTCCACCTCCTCCTTGGTGCAGCTCGACGTCCGCACCGGCGCCCGGCCCACGGCGACGGGCCTCACCTCCTCCTCCGGAGCCGCCAtcttcgcctccacctcctcgggCCCGCCCTTCGAGgcggccgcctccgccgccgcggcctTGACGACGAACACCGTCCTCTTGTCGGCTGCCGGCTCCTCCGGCCTGGCTACAGCCTTCTTGGGCGGCGCCGGCGCCTTTGCCTGAGGCGCCTTCTTGGCATCGGCGACAAGCACGGTGTCCCTGCCGGATTTCCGGCCGCCGCTCTTCTTGGCGTCACCGGATGGCTGCCCGTCTCGGCGCTTCGCTTGCTGCTTCTTGCTGAAACAGAGCCCCATGGGattgaatgggaacttcgaacgcggtggggagggagagggaggtgaCCGGCTCAACGGCGAACCGATGCGGTGGTGGTGTTTGAGTGGTAGAGCTTTGGGAGGCGTGGATTGGAGTTTTGCGTTTCTTGGTGCA
This region includes:
- the LOC136498208 gene encoding uncharacterized protein At1g65710-like — encoded protein: MGLCFSKKQQAKRRDGQPSGDAKKSGGRKSGRDTVLVADAKKAPQAKAPAPPKKAVARPEEPAADKRTVFVVKAAAAEAAASKGGPEEVEAKMAAPEEEVRPVAVGRAPVRTSSCTKEEVDAILIQCGRLSRSSSASGKAPSGEHRRYAGSKRSYDFDHERRGGGGDVDECDWGREGAAVSRPSPRRRTPQRKRSSSHDGRTGGGSGSRSRRISRSPGRRGDVVPAAGSSGTGERGARQQPGKMVSVPAREKGCAPSPVKAASSGKRYPSPRSNSPARAAASGNENAGAQSTHGPSLSRSSSRKAEQSPFRRNPMAELDENALGNNHHHNGKPLKKSADGAVAIALPQKTAERAKDQIPSCRTAKEKEIVEEAVASDSKAAPASMNATHAVSIVTEKVTNPRPGSRSSRRSSRDFEHNGNTYASLLLEDIQNYHQQSTSAATAAPTFALPACVSKACSILEAVADLNSPSSENKSFELEGAVNDKESVNGRYGAGTLVVESEVGVKDDLMEPSLHKYVSVRDIRGETEPQESAGSNNFAGNAWTCSWEPNSVDSTDRTRTASQSYNGDEVEQSWQSKQKPSSSQGRGSTSIVQVQRVRGAHRLSGSSSAVIGQSDVRGVSASSSIACSAGRRR